The proteins below are encoded in one region of Limnohabitans sp. 63ED37-2:
- a CDS encoding methyl-accepting chemotaxis protein, which yields MKKNDRLSTAKHADMILQPQRAAADRIMLSMMVFLLAVTFGIGWFTNTTSLSMLVGLPALLVPWAIYKMTPGSLASRLAIACALMVFSALSIQQTQGMVESHFGIFTLLAFLLYYRDWRPIVAAAGLIAVHHLGFGYLQTLNSGITLLPGQAHLTIILVHAAYVVFEAAVLIFMATILKREALESALVAELSGQISEGDFSARGPSVDAQELPLLFKVAQMQKSLQSTLQDIIGVMTAVAQGHLDRRVTVEAKGDLGALKENINQSIHVQQSVFQDITQVMQGVAEGNFAMRVTAQAHGELNTLKQNINQSMAAQQTVFQDIRQVMQALAQGNLQHRVTAQALGDLNELKDNINQSLDALREAMTTIHLNARQVAAASGEASNAIGQISDGARHQTDAISQVANAVRQTVTSVSEVSENTEIASQKSRQSFTLVRGSMVKMEEMVKVVSNIATNSEKINKITEVIEKIANKTNLLSLNAAIEAARAGEHGKGFAVVADEVGKLALNSAESSQEIAALVKQAVEEARSAVTAVMEVSEDMSGIERETQATDQMLQRIATALVEQSSAVEQINVNLNNLDQIARSNAAASEEIAATVIELSKIADATRHEVQRFET from the coding sequence ATGAAAAAGAACGACCGTTTGTCCACTGCCAAGCACGCCGACATGATTCTCCAGCCGCAACGCGCAGCGGCGGATCGCATCATGCTCAGCATGATGGTTTTTTTGCTGGCCGTGACCTTCGGCATCGGGTGGTTCACGAACACCACCTCGCTGTCAATGCTGGTGGGTTTGCCTGCCTTGTTGGTGCCATGGGCGATTTACAAAATGACCCCGGGCTCACTGGCCTCGCGTTTAGCGATTGCCTGTGCGCTGATGGTTTTTTCGGCCCTGAGCATTCAACAAACACAGGGCATGGTCGAGAGCCACTTTGGCATCTTCACCCTGTTGGCCTTCTTGTTGTACTACCGCGATTGGCGCCCCATCGTGGCCGCCGCAGGTTTGATCGCGGTGCACCACCTGGGTTTTGGCTACTTGCAAACGCTCAACTCTGGCATCACCCTGTTGCCGGGGCAGGCTCACCTGACCATCATTCTTGTTCACGCCGCGTATGTGGTCTTTGAAGCGGCCGTGCTGATCTTCATGGCCACCATTCTCAAGCGGGAAGCACTGGAATCTGCACTGGTGGCCGAGTTGTCGGGTCAAATCAGCGAAGGCGATTTCTCTGCCCGTGGCCCTTCTGTCGACGCCCAGGAACTCCCTCTGCTGTTCAAAGTGGCGCAAATGCAAAAGTCTCTGCAGTCCACCTTGCAAGACATCATTGGTGTGATGACCGCTGTGGCGCAAGGCCATTTGGATCGCCGGGTGACCGTCGAAGCCAAAGGCGATCTGGGCGCACTCAAAGAAAACATCAACCAGAGCATTCATGTGCAGCAGTCGGTGTTTCAGGACATCACGCAGGTCATGCAAGGGGTGGCAGAAGGCAATTTCGCCATGCGCGTCACCGCCCAGGCCCATGGCGAATTGAATACGCTCAAACAAAACATCAACCAAAGCATGGCGGCACAACAAACCGTGTTCCAGGACATCCGCCAAGTCATGCAGGCCCTCGCCCAGGGCAATCTGCAACACCGCGTGACCGCGCAAGCTTTGGGCGATTTGAACGAACTCAAGGACAACATCAACCAATCCTTGGACGCGCTGCGCGAGGCCATGACCACCATTCACCTGAACGCACGCCAAGTGGCCGCGGCCTCCGGTGAGGCGTCGAACGCCATTGGTCAGATTTCAGACGGGGCACGCCACCAGACCGACGCCATCAGCCAAGTGGCCAATGCTGTTCGCCAAACCGTCACCTCGGTTTCTGAGGTTTCAGAGAATACCGAAATCGCCAGCCAGAAGTCGCGCCAGTCCTTCACGCTGGTGCGTGGCAGCATGGTGAAGATGGAAGAGATGGTCAAAGTGGTCAGCAATATCGCGACCAACTCGGAAAAGATCAACAAGATCACCGAGGTGATCGAAAAGATCGCCAACAAGACCAACTTGCTGTCGCTCAATGCCGCCATCGAAGCCGCCCGTGCAGGTGAGCATGGCAAAGGCTTTGCCGTCGTCGCCGATGAAGTTGGCAAACTGGCCCTCAACAGTGCCGAAAGCTCTCAGGAGATCGCCGCCTTGGTCAAACAAGCGGTTGAAGAGGCCCGAAGTGCGGTGACCGCTGTGATGGAAGTGAGCGAAGACATGTCGGGCATCGAGCGGGAAACCCAGGCCACCGACCAAATGTTGCAACGCATTGCCACGGCCTTGGTTGAACAAAGTTCAGCGGTTGAACAAATCAATGTGAACTTGAACAATCTCGATCAAATTGCACGCAGCAACGCAGCCGCATCGGAAGAAATTGCCGCCACAGTGATCGAGTTGTCCAAGATTGCCGACGCGACGCGTCATGAAGTTCAGCGTTTCGAAACCTGA
- a CDS encoding response regulator, which yields MPHTKATILLVEDEELLRAGVQEVLEIQGYKVITAPDGEQALACLGAQTIDLIITDLVMPKMDGVDFVKQLRKIKPDLPVIVVSGSTRNIMQRYGIDSIQVPGANASLPKPFKSVDLIEQVRQLLASRP from the coding sequence ATGCCACATACCAAAGCCACCATTTTGCTTGTTGAGGACGAGGAGTTGCTCCGGGCCGGGGTGCAGGAGGTGCTTGAAATCCAAGGCTACAAAGTGATCACGGCCCCCGACGGCGAGCAGGCTTTGGCTTGTTTGGGCGCACAGACCATTGACCTGATCATCACCGACTTGGTGATGCCCAAAATGGACGGGGTCGATTTTGTGAAACAACTGCGCAAAATCAAGCCCGATCTTCCGGTGATTGTGGTGTCGGGCAGCACACGCAACATCATGCAGCGTTATGGCATCGACAGCATCCAGGTGCCGGGTGCCAATGCGAGTTTGCCCAAACCGTTCAAGAGCGTGGACTTGATCGAACAGGTTCGGCAGTTGCTGGCTTCAAGGCCTTGA
- a CDS encoding ATP-binding protein translates to MVFAVLSGIPSAAENVWLLWVASLLVLLGAGAWWRFDRENLGADPAQLAHVTHLLAARELSQAKTLLNSGGQGVWGDLATVVTNLQEGQLDQEQRAWRDEGLALIHQTVRHDHTPTALSNLVSETLTRFMGLSACAVYVLDFDPSAKRLHAECKLQRQTDDPSQTQFLPELIGCSFASLQALAASQTILRNDEIPLSMLKNMPNKNQGDTVLVPLVIEAQVRGVLLMTSSKTLPAELEALMEPVSAAIAVAMQSAAARETLQASLVRANELTRELQHQQEKLQTSEIALKKQMTYVNDILGTMHSGLVVVDRAGRIQDCNPALLKLTGFDRDLLVGQPSSLLFEEDETRMLSIFKGYGHMLTRLGVQNPQTYWQVLTENLLGACLIDADGQVIQANPRLAQLLGCGVDQLKGRSFWTLLQDVPEEDLQDLQTQLSSDDSYYRSGSGQPMAIRFHAGQAPSSVEISLINHRLVGERVTLVLLRGERDLPWGVANSTTLQKLIPGDEEAMIAKLRNRSGTHIPVRVSSSFLADATGMPQQTVINLHDVSNLVNKSEEIRAQHQLLEMSMDAMQDGVLRLDRNGRVISANPMALDLLGSDKASTSLQPVHKLLPGQQKGHDLAYWLPLQTAWLLRRLVEDLAQDPSLVQSLPIPLLYANRMGRLKWATPTACALLGLTVAPQSTPESQLLAEQTSRELLALRDQTDVDTVDQEPLVIEVAWRAGNAPVMRLPTLLVPQPSSANEDMMVWLIPDLDALSAFMIRRMHNIEWMVLHSQLETLLPVVLTASPLVDPYNRLTGAVVTIKDMREIKEKEAENLRMVHKVEQSQRLDALGQLAAGVAHDFNNLLGVIQNHAELVEMKLGSETKAAKNLSAILQATTRARDIVLKLNALGRERKRLEEDGSVHDEQEVLVPFELLPVIEETQGLLQATLKGIDILVDATALDSGVILRGQSGTLQQVIVNLCVNGSHAIGDRRDGLIKIKLDRPDASHVSIAVSDNGSGIPPEIMSRIFEPFFTTKEVGKGTGLGLAMVRSIITQMGGTIDCQSEPGQGTTFTISLPCGQA, encoded by the coding sequence ATGGTTTTTGCTGTCCTTTCTGGTATCCCAAGCGCTGCAGAAAACGTTTGGCTTTTGTGGGTGGCCAGTTTGCTGGTGCTTTTGGGGGCAGGGGCTTGGTGGCGGTTTGATCGGGAGAATTTGGGTGCCGATCCGGCGCAGCTTGCCCATGTGACGCATTTGCTGGCGGCCAGGGAGCTGTCGCAGGCAAAAACTTTGCTCAATTCCGGCGGCCAAGGTGTTTGGGGCGATTTGGCCACGGTGGTGACCAACCTGCAGGAAGGTCAACTGGACCAAGAGCAGCGGGCTTGGCGTGATGAAGGGCTGGCCTTGATTCACCAAACGGTTCGTCACGACCACACACCCACAGCCCTTTCCAATTTGGTGTCCGAGACCTTGACCCGTTTCATGGGCCTGAGTGCCTGCGCTGTTTACGTGCTGGACTTCGACCCCAGTGCCAAGCGTTTGCATGCCGAATGCAAGCTGCAGCGTCAAACCGATGATCCATCTCAGACACAGTTTTTGCCCGAGTTGATCGGTTGCAGTTTTGCCAGCTTGCAGGCTTTGGCCGCGAGCCAGACGATTTTGCGCAATGACGAAATTCCATTGAGCATGCTCAAGAACATGCCCAACAAGAACCAAGGCGATACGGTGCTGGTGCCTTTGGTGATCGAGGCGCAGGTGCGGGGCGTGTTGCTGATGACCTCATCAAAAACATTGCCGGCCGAGCTGGAAGCCTTGATGGAGCCTGTGTCTGCGGCCATTGCCGTGGCGATGCAGTCGGCGGCTGCACGCGAGACATTGCAGGCGTCCTTGGTCCGCGCCAATGAGCTGACCCGTGAATTGCAGCACCAACAAGAGAAGCTGCAGACCAGTGAAATCGCCCTCAAAAAGCAAATGACGTATGTCAATGACATTTTGGGCACCATGCACAGTGGCTTGGTTGTGGTGGACCGGGCCGGACGCATCCAGGATTGCAACCCGGCCTTGCTCAAGCTCACAGGTTTTGACAGGGATTTGTTGGTGGGTCAGCCGAGCAGTTTGCTGTTCGAAGAAGACGAGACACGCATGTTGTCCATCTTCAAGGGCTATGGCCACATGCTGACCCGTCTGGGTGTTCAAAATCCTCAGACTTACTGGCAAGTCTTGACCGAGAACCTGTTGGGCGCTTGTTTGATCGATGCGGATGGCCAAGTGATCCAAGCCAACCCCCGTCTGGCCCAGTTGCTCGGCTGTGGTGTGGACCAGCTCAAAGGCCGTTCGTTTTGGACCTTGCTGCAGGATGTGCCCGAGGAGGATCTGCAGGATTTGCAGACCCAGCTGTCCAGCGATGACAGTTATTACCGGTCGGGTTCGGGCCAGCCCATGGCCATCCGTTTTCATGCCGGTCAAGCCCCCAGTTCGGTAGAAATCAGTCTGATCAACCACCGCTTGGTGGGGGAGCGTGTGACCTTGGTCTTGCTGCGTGGTGAACGCGACTTGCCCTGGGGCGTGGCCAATTCAACGACCTTGCAAAAGCTGATCCCAGGTGATGAAGAGGCCATGATTGCCAAACTGCGCAACCGCTCGGGCACACACATCCCTGTGCGGGTGAGTTCTTCGTTTTTGGCAGACGCCACGGGCATGCCGCAGCAAACGGTGATCAATTTGCACGATGTGTCGAACCTGGTCAACAAGAGCGAGGAAATCCGCGCCCAGCACCAGCTGCTCGAAATGAGCATGGATGCGATGCAAGACGGCGTGTTGCGTTTGGACCGCAACGGGCGGGTGATCAGTGCCAACCCCATGGCGCTCGATTTGTTGGGCAGCGACAAGGCCAGCACCTCTTTGCAGCCGGTGCACAAACTTCTGCCCGGTCAGCAAAAAGGACACGACCTGGCCTATTGGCTGCCCCTGCAAACCGCTTGGCTCTTGAGACGTTTGGTCGAGGACTTGGCCCAAGACCCGTCCTTGGTGCAGTCCTTGCCTATTCCACTTTTGTACGCGAACCGCATGGGGCGTCTCAAATGGGCCACGCCCACGGCGTGTGCCTTGTTGGGCCTGACGGTGGCCCCCCAATCCACCCCTGAGTCGCAGTTGTTGGCGGAACAAACCAGCCGTGAACTGCTGGCCCTGCGGGACCAGACCGATGTCGACACGGTCGACCAGGAACCTTTGGTGATCGAGGTGGCTTGGCGTGCCGGCAATGCCCCAGTGATGCGTTTGCCCACCTTGCTGGTGCCTCAGCCCTCGTCCGCCAATGAAGACATGATGGTGTGGTTGATCCCCGATCTGGACGCTTTGAGTGCGTTCATGATTCGCCGCATGCACAACATCGAGTGGATGGTGTTGCACAGCCAATTGGAAACTTTGCTGCCGGTGGTGCTGACCGCATCCCCCTTGGTTGATCCCTACAACCGCTTGACTGGGGCGGTGGTGACCATCAAGGACATGCGCGAGATCAAGGAAAAAGAGGCCGAGAACCTGCGCATGGTTCACAAAGTTGAGCAGTCACAAAGGCTGGATGCTTTGGGGCAGCTGGCCGCAGGTGTGGCGCATGACTTCAACAACTTGCTGGGGGTGATTCAGAACCACGCAGAGTTGGTGGAGATGAAGCTGGGCAGCGAGACCAAAGCGGCCAAGAACCTGTCGGCGATTTTGCAAGCCACCACACGTGCGCGTGACATCGTGCTCAAGCTCAATGCCTTGGGCCGGGAGCGCAAGCGGCTGGAAGAGGACGGCAGCGTTCACGATGAGCAAGAAGTTCTGGTGCCGTTCGAACTATTGCCCGTCATTGAAGAAACCCAAGGCCTTTTGCAGGCCACACTCAAAGGCATTGACATTTTGGTCGATGCCACAGCCTTGGATTCGGGCGTCATCTTGCGCGGGCAAAGCGGCACTTTGCAGCAGGTCATTGTCAATTTGTGTGTCAATGGCAGCCACGCCATTGGCGACCGGCGCGATGGCCTCATCAAAATCAAGCTGGACCGTCCGGACGCCTCCCATGTGTCCATCGCGGTGTCCGACAACGGCAGTGGCATTCCGCCAGAAATCATGTCGCGCATTTTTGAGCCCTTCTTCACCACCAAAGAGGTGGGCAAAGGCACCGGTCTGGGTTTGGCCATGGTGCGCAGCATCATCACCCAGATGGGGGGCACGATCGATTGCCAGTCTGAGCCAGGTCAGGGCACCACATTCACCATTTCCTTGCCCTGCGGGCAAGCCTGA
- a CDS encoding response regulator transcription factor, translated as MTTILLVDDEDLLREGVREILEFSDYSVIEARDGMEALELFAVNNVDLVISDIVMPNMDGVDFVSRLRESFPAVPILTISGGSRVVSARFGLDSALLSGANDSLTKPFTAVQLLEKVKALLEVN; from the coding sequence ATGACCACGATTTTGCTTGTAGATGACGAAGATCTTTTGCGCGAGGGTGTGCGTGAAATTCTGGAATTTTCTGACTATTCGGTCATCGAAGCCCGTGATGGCATGGAAGCGCTTGAGCTTTTCGCCGTGAACAACGTGGATCTGGTGATCTCGGACATCGTGATGCCCAATATGGACGGCGTGGACTTTGTTTCACGTTTGCGCGAGTCTTTCCCAGCCGTGCCGATTCTCACCATCTCCGGCGGCAGCCGGGTGGTCAGCGCCCGTTTTGGCCTCGATTCTGCCCTGCTGTCTGGCGCCAACGACAGCTTGACCAAGCCATTCACCGCGGTGCAATTGCTTGAAAAAGTCAAAGCCTTGCTCGAAGTGAACTGA
- a CDS encoding adenylate/guanylate cyclase domain-containing protein, with protein sequence MQTTVGKPASSSDNRGNSAELDIGAKVSSDFQKAKVLLVDDSRLIRMGLRKSLVEIGLSDITEASDGREAIETLVREPFDLMLLDMEMPEMNGMEVLAVLRDTPHQPWPPVIVISGGTSLEDAVRCIELGAEDYLSKPFNPVLLRARVKTSVERKRLRDQEALRMRQLKRQHEALASEQAKTEQLLLNILPRKIAQRLKAGEEHIADAFPNVSVLFADMVGFTAMSRTMTASALVEVLGDLFSRFDLITEKHGLEKIKTIGDCYMLAGGVPEPFDDHAHAVIDAALEFCTALEDMRERTGGALRMRIGVHSGPIVAGVIGLRKFTYDLWGDTVNVASRMESTGEPGRIHVSVNTAELVRNDFHLESRGSIEVKSLGQVETFFVNGRK encoded by the coding sequence ATGCAGACGACCGTCGGCAAACCTGCCTCAAGCTCTGACAACCGCGGCAACTCAGCGGAGTTGGACATCGGTGCCAAAGTTTCTTCCGATTTCCAAAAAGCCAAGGTTTTGCTGGTCGACGACAGCCGCTTGATCCGCATGGGATTGAGAAAATCGCTGGTTGAGATCGGCTTGTCCGACATCACCGAAGCCAGCGATGGGCGTGAGGCAATCGAGACGCTGGTCCGCGAACCCTTTGACTTGATGCTGCTCGACATGGAAATGCCCGAAATGAACGGCATGGAAGTCTTGGCTGTGTTGCGCGACACCCCCCACCAGCCCTGGCCACCGGTGATCGTGATTTCCGGCGGCACCAGCCTAGAAGACGCCGTGCGTTGCATTGAGCTGGGCGCTGAAGACTATCTGTCCAAACCTTTTAACCCGGTGTTGTTGCGCGCTCGTGTCAAAACCTCGGTGGAACGCAAACGCCTGCGTGACCAAGAAGCGCTGCGCATGCGTCAGCTCAAGCGCCAGCACGAAGCGCTGGCTTCGGAGCAGGCCAAAACCGAACAACTGCTGCTGAACATCTTGCCGCGGAAAATCGCACAGCGTTTGAAAGCGGGCGAAGAACACATCGCCGACGCTTTCCCCAATGTGAGTGTGCTTTTTGCCGACATGGTCGGTTTTACCGCCATGTCGCGCACCATGACGGCGAGTGCTTTGGTGGAAGTGCTGGGTGATTTGTTTTCACGTTTCGACCTGATCACCGAAAAACACGGCCTGGAAAAAATCAAAACCATTGGTGATTGCTACATGTTGGCTGGCGGGGTTCCCGAGCCCTTTGACGACCATGCACACGCTGTGATCGATGCAGCCCTTGAGTTTTGTACGGCATTGGAAGACATGCGTGAGCGGACCGGCGGTGCCTTGCGCATGCGCATTGGCGTGCACAGCGGCCCGATTGTGGCTGGCGTGATTGGCCTGCGCAAATTCACCTACGACCTTTGGGGCGACACCGTCAACGTGGCCAGCCGCATGGAATCCACCGGTGAGCCTGGCCGCATCCATGTTTCTGTCAACACGGCCGAGCTCGTTCGAAACGATTTTCACCTTGAATCCCGTGGCTCCATTGAAGTCAAAAGTTTGGGCCAAGTTGAAACCTTTTTTGTCAACGGACGCAAATAA
- a CDS encoding PAS domain-containing protein, whose translation MRDDDFIVSKADLKGRITYSNKVFAEYSGFSESEFMGKQHNIVRHPDMPRCVFKLLWQHIESGQEIFAYVKNLCKDGSFYWVLANVTPSLDDQGRVVGYYSVRRKPNAKALSVVVPLYKQLLQIEQNAGSREAIPASLTYLQNLLKEKGVSYERFILDLQAL comes from the coding sequence ATGCGTGACGATGATTTCATCGTCTCCAAGGCCGACCTCAAAGGACGGATCACTTACAGCAACAAAGTGTTTGCCGAGTACTCGGGCTTTAGCGAGAGTGAGTTCATGGGCAAGCAGCACAACATCGTGCGCCACCCTGACATGCCCCGATGTGTGTTCAAGCTGCTGTGGCAACACATCGAAAGCGGCCAAGAAATCTTTGCTTATGTGAAAAACCTCTGCAAAGATGGCTCGTTTTATTGGGTGCTGGCGAACGTCACCCCCTCGCTCGACGACCAGGGCCGCGTCGTGGGTTATTACTCGGTGCGCCGCAAACCCAATGCCAAAGCACTGTCGGTAGTGGTTCCTTTGTACAAGCAACTGTTGCAAATTGAGCAAAACGCAGGTTCTCGCGAGGCCATTCCAGCATCCCTGACCTATCTCCAAAACCTCCTCAAAGAAAAGGGCGTCAGTTATGAGCGCTTCATCCTCGACCTCCAAGCCCTTTGA
- a CDS encoding methyl-accepting chemotaxis protein produces the protein MSASSSTSKPFELSPMLLLGLAGLLGLIAGAVALWQAPDNYPLMILLVSMALLWIAGVRSYLNEKELLQNINRVLDEASGGQLEARITGIPAQGRLVDAAWGVNDVLDQIEAVFRESMTVVTRMGEGDFSRQPQAAGLRGLYPQVLTQIATVQQNMATTVQMLNQSMRAMANGAFDLRVSTEGQSGEFLSILNDASKTIQVLDTLISDVVRVMDAVSRGDLSHRVHADGNGALGKLKDDINQSLQSLATSMRQIGENAQQVAGAANDTSTAIGQLADGAQSQTQFIGHMVSAIRQTAAAVNDISSNTEYASRQAQESTSIVRDGQHKMVQMVDVVNGIALSSEKINKITDVIEKIANKTNLLSLNAAIEAARAGEHGKGFAVVADEVGKLAASSAESTKEITQLIQQASQQAKEAVVAVKEVSSDMERIVKASTQTDGMLQRISASVEEQTRMIQEINSSVENLEHIARSNSSASEELAAAMIELSKVADSTRREITKFST, from the coding sequence ATGAGCGCTTCATCCTCGACCTCCAAGCCCTTTGAGCTCAGCCCCATGCTGTTGCTGGGTCTGGCTGGCTTGCTGGGATTGATTGCCGGTGCCGTGGCACTGTGGCAAGCCCCTGACAACTACCCGCTGATGATTTTGCTGGTCAGCATGGCCTTGTTGTGGATTGCAGGTGTGCGTTCTTACTTGAACGAAAAAGAACTGCTTCAAAACATCAACCGCGTTTTGGACGAAGCCTCTGGCGGTCAGCTCGAAGCCCGCATCACCGGCATCCCTGCCCAGGGCCGCTTGGTGGATGCCGCTTGGGGCGTGAACGATGTGCTCGATCAGATCGAAGCCGTCTTCCGCGAATCCATGACCGTGGTCACCCGCATGGGCGAAGGTGATTTTTCACGCCAACCCCAAGCAGCAGGTTTACGTGGGCTTTACCCGCAAGTACTCACCCAGATTGCAACCGTTCAGCAAAACATGGCCACCACCGTGCAAATGCTCAACCAAAGCATGCGTGCCATGGCCAATGGTGCATTTGATCTTCGCGTGTCCACCGAAGGCCAATCCGGCGAATTTTTGAGCATCCTCAACGATGCCAGCAAAACCATTCAGGTCTTGGACACCCTCATCAGCGACGTGGTGCGTGTGATGGATGCCGTCTCGCGGGGTGACCTCAGCCACCGTGTCCATGCCGATGGCAACGGCGCTCTGGGCAAGCTCAAGGATGACATCAACCAATCCTTGCAGTCTTTGGCCACATCGATGCGCCAAATCGGCGAAAACGCCCAACAAGTGGCCGGCGCTGCCAACGACACCAGCACGGCCATTGGTCAGCTGGCCGACGGCGCCCAAAGCCAGACCCAATTCATTGGGCACATGGTGAGCGCCATTCGCCAAACCGCTGCTGCGGTGAACGATATTTCGTCCAACACCGAATACGCCAGCCGACAGGCCCAAGAGTCCACCTCCATCGTGCGTGATGGCCAGCACAAAATGGTGCAGATGGTGGACGTGGTCAATGGCATTGCTTTGAGCTCTGAAAAAATCAACAAGATCACAGACGTCATCGAGAAGATTGCCAACAAAACCAACCTGCTCTCCTTGAACGCCGCCATCGAAGCCGCGCGTGCAGGCGAACACGGCAAAGGCTTTGCGGTGGTGGCTGACGAGGTGGGCAAGCTCGCGGCCAGCAGCGCCGAAAGCACCAAAGAAATCACACAGCTGATCCAGCAAGCCAGCCAGCAAGCCAAAGAGGCTGTGGTGGCCGTCAAGGAAGTCAGCTCCGACATGGAACGCATCGTGAAAGCGTCCACTCAAACCGATGGCATGCTTCAGCGCATTTCGGCATCGGTTGAAGAGCAAACTCGGATGATCCAGGAAATCAACAGCAGTGTTGAAAACTTGGAACACATTGCCCGCAGCAACTCCTCGGCCTCCGAAGAGTTGGCCGCTGCCATGATCGAGCTGTCCAAGGTGGCCGACTCCACCCGCCGCGAAATCACCAAGTTCAGCACCTAA
- a CDS encoding chemotaxis protein CheW, producing MELVLFDIQDNRFALRASAVSQVLESLAITPLPYAPPEVEGLVNVAGTVLLKIDLALRLGMAARSADTNGNLLVVMTGHENIAVQVDRVHNKINLDESQLTPYIDPAQRNLVCGEFTLNERMVLLLDHESLDMRDMDPTGVPEGGGGLIGFDLNDDQRAEKTSQASLDMATVTVEDSEETYALHMAHVQEIVEIGPLTQLPGATPEVQGLMQLRGQALLVVSLGGLLGRPQITTPRFVLVVKVQGLQLGVSVSTILGIERYARDAVQSVAGAHDAQLEGYLNGVATREGHMTGLLSMTGLLSPQAISHYQRFLTQQTTFMLHNNHLVPSAVRRMLSFRLGSERCALPLALVDRVEEYSPSVDLPEGDKSLSGVIQIKGEIAPVIDLRNMLGVQAIETSSYVVVRVDNEPWALIVDRIERVIDIEERNITPVRNQQNDYLNEVGKLDGGLISLITLAPLTLAAKRQLK from the coding sequence ATGGAACTGGTCCTTTTTGACATTCAAGACAACCGCTTTGCGCTGCGCGCCTCGGCGGTCAGCCAGGTGCTCGAGTCCTTGGCCATCACCCCTTTGCCATATGCGCCACCCGAAGTAGAGGGTTTGGTCAACGTGGCAGGAACCGTGCTGCTCAAAATCGACCTGGCGCTTCGCTTGGGGATGGCCGCACGCTCGGCCGACACCAACGGCAATTTGCTGGTGGTGATGACAGGTCACGAAAACATCGCCGTGCAGGTTGACCGCGTCCACAACAAAATCAACCTGGACGAATCGCAGCTCACGCCCTATATCGATCCGGCTCAACGCAATCTGGTGTGTGGTGAGTTCACGCTCAACGAACGCATGGTGCTGTTGCTGGACCACGAGTCACTCGACATGCGCGACATGGACCCCACTGGCGTCCCTGAAGGCGGCGGCGGTCTGATTGGTTTTGATCTGAACGACGACCAACGCGCAGAAAAAACAAGCCAGGCCAGCCTGGACATGGCCACCGTGACGGTGGAAGACAGCGAAGAGACTTATGCCTTGCACATGGCCCATGTGCAAGAAATCGTCGAAATTGGCCCTCTGACCCAACTGCCCGGCGCAACGCCCGAGGTGCAGGGCCTGATGCAATTGCGTGGACAAGCCCTGCTGGTGGTGTCACTGGGTGGTTTGTTGGGCCGCCCCCAAATCACGACCCCACGGTTTGTGCTGGTGGTGAAAGTACAAGGTTTACAGCTCGGTGTCAGTGTGTCCACCATTTTGGGCATCGAGCGCTATGCACGCGATGCGGTGCAGTCTGTTGCCGGTGCCCACGATGCCCAGCTCGAGGGTTACCTCAATGGCGTCGCCACACGCGAAGGCCACATGACCGGTCTGCTGTCCATGACGGGCTTGCTCTCGCCCCAAGCCATTTCGCACTACCAGCGTTTTCTGACCCAGCAAACCACATTCATGCTCCACAACAACCACTTGGTCCCCAGCGCTGTGCGGCGCATGCTGTCCTTTCGCCTGGGCAGTGAACGCTGCGCCCTGCCCCTGGCCTTGGTGGACCGTGTTGAAGAATACAGCCCGAGTGTGGACTTGCCGGAAGGCGATAAAAGCCTCAGCGGTGTGATTCAAATCAAGGGCGAGATTGCCCCGGTGATCGATCTGCGCAACATGCTGGGCGTTCAAGCCATCGAAACATCTTCCTACGTGGTTGTGCGCGTGGACAATGAACCTTGGGCTTTGATTGTGGACCGCATCGAACGTGTGATCGACATCGAAGAGCGCAACATCACGCCAGTCCGCAATCAGCAAAATGACTACCTCAATGAAGTCGGCAAGCTCGATGGCGGTCTGATTTCACTCATTACATTGGCACCACTGACGCTGGCCGCCAAACGCCAATTGAAATGA